A single Candidatus Neomarinimicrobiota bacterium DNA region contains:
- a CDS encoding aminopeptidase P family protein, which yields MSESHFIRRQEVLKSKLASDGLDGIFITHLTNVRYICGFTGSAGSCLVTPDGSYFLSDGRYTEQANQEVKGCTIHIGTHNHFQTAKNEGLIPDGLNLAFEKDRVTVGQYDIIQSLLPKTKWQGTSLVLEKLAAVKDKIEIDVLRTAVEITDKAYESIIPMLKPGTTEKQVASTLSSFYMKHGDGEAYSPIVAGGPNGALPHAQPSERPFEKGDFIVIDAAAKYAGYHADMTRTPVVGEATEKHHEVYQIVKESQQRGIDAAKASVSCKAVDTACRDYINSKGYGKYFIHGTGHGIGLEIHTWPRFSEISNDVVEENYVMTIEPGVYIPGWGGVRIEDDVIIRKDSCEVLNQTTKDLIILN from the coding sequence ATGAGTGAGTCTCATTTTATCCGCCGGCAGGAAGTCCTAAAATCAAAATTGGCGAGTGATGGCCTTGATGGAATATTCATCACTCATTTAACGAATGTTCGATATATTTGCGGATTTACCGGCTCGGCTGGTTCGTGCCTGGTCACACCTGATGGAAGTTATTTTTTATCAGACGGCCGTTATACAGAGCAGGCAAATCAAGAAGTAAAGGGATGCACCATTCACATTGGGACACACAATCATTTTCAAACCGCAAAAAACGAAGGTCTCATTCCCGACGGGTTGAATCTTGCATTTGAAAAAGACAGAGTTACAGTGGGTCAGTATGATATTATTCAGAGTCTGCTCCCAAAAACAAAATGGCAAGGAACATCACTGGTTCTTGAAAAATTAGCTGCTGTAAAAGATAAAATAGAAATTGATGTTTTGCGCACCGCGGTAGAAATAACTGATAAAGCGTATGAATCTATTATACCAATGCTAAAACCTGGGACGACGGAAAAACAGGTGGCGAGCACATTATCATCTTTTTATATGAAACATGGTGATGGTGAAGCATATTCGCCAATTGTAGCCGGCGGCCCTAACGGAGCGTTGCCCCATGCACAGCCTTCAGAAAGACCCTTTGAGAAGGGTGATTTTATTGTGATTGACGCTGCAGCAAAATATGCCGGATACCACGCGGACATGACGCGAACGCCGGTAGTGGGAGAAGCAACAGAAAAACATCACGAAGTATACCAAATTGTGAAAGAATCGCAACAGCGCGGAATAGACGCCGCTAAAGCGAGTGTTTCCTGCAAAGCAGTTGATACTGCCTGTAGAGATTATATTAACAGCAAAGGTTACGGAAAATATTTTATTCACGGCACCGGACACGGGATTGGTCTCGAAATTCATACATGGCCCAGGTTCAGCGAAATAAGCAATGATGTTGTAGAAGAAAATTATGTTATGACCATTGAGCCAGGTGTTTATATCCCCGGCTGGGGAGGCGTCCGCATCGAAGATGATGTTATTATTCGTAAAGACAGCTGCGAAGTATTAAATCAGACGACCAAAGATTTAATTATCCTTAATTAA
- a CDS encoding cobalamin B12-binding domain-containing protein, whose translation MERKIRIVMAKPGLDGHDRGIKVLAAAYRDAGMEVIYLGLRQTPEMIVSAALQEDADVIALSSMNNAHMTIFPKVYELMQEKNMNDVLLTGGGIIPQKDKQSLADIGVGTLFGPGTPVQETIDYISGWVEENRR comes from the coding sequence ATGGAAAGAAAAATCAGAATTGTTATGGCCAAGCCCGGGCTGGATGGACACGACCGCGGTATTAAAGTACTTGCTGCTGCATATCGCGATGCTGGGATGGAAGTCATTTATTTAGGGCTTCGGCAAACGCCGGAAATGATAGTTTCAGCAGCCTTACAGGAAGATGCGGATGTGATTGCGTTATCCAGCATGAATAACGCCCACATGACGATTTTCCCGAAAGTATATGAACTGATGCAGGAAAAAAACATGAATGATGTATTACTTACAGGTGGTGGAATTATTCCCCAAAAGGACAAACAGTCCCTTGCAGATATTGGTGTGGGAACTTTGTTTGGACCCGGAACGCCTGTGCAGGAAACAATTGATTATATTTCCGGATGGGTCGAAGAAAATCGGCGATGA
- a CDS encoding D-tyrosyl-tRNA(Tyr) deacylase: MKAVIQRCSHGKAIVLKNVVGEIDTGLVIFLGVQKSDKESDADYLINKITRLRLFNDENEKMNLSIKDKNGSALVVSQFTLCGDTSKGRRPSFLNAASPEIGERLYEYFIDGMKKEDIPVASGEFGAMMEISLVNDGPVTFVLEGKP, encoded by the coding sequence ATGAAGGCTGTCATTCAAAGATGTTCCCATGGAAAAGCAATTGTTTTAAAAAATGTTGTTGGGGAAATTGATACTGGTTTGGTAATTTTTCTTGGGGTTCAAAAATCTGACAAAGAATCGGACGCAGATTATCTTATTAACAAAATTACCCGTCTTCGATTATTTAATGATGAAAATGAAAAAATGAATCTCTCAATTAAAGATAAAAATGGATCTGCTTTAGTAGTAAGCCAGTTTACTTTATGCGGAGATACGAGCAAAGGACGACGACCGAGTTTCCTCAACGCTGCTTCTCCCGAAATCGGAGAAAGACTTTATGAATATTTTATAGATGGAATGAAAAAAGAAGACATCCCGGTTGCGTCCGGCGAATTTGGTGCCATGATGGAAATATCATTGGTAAACGACGGCCCGGTCACATTTGTATTGGAGGGTAAACCCTGA
- the dnaE gene encoding DNA polymerase III subunit alpha codes for MPSEFVHLHNHSDYSLLDGAQTVSTLVNTIDDLGMDSVALTEHGNMFSTIPFYKKAAETGINPIIGCEIYVAQGSRFDKKPKAEGGWGNNHLLLLAQNYTGYKNLMKLVTYGYLEGFYYRPRIDMDLLKEHSEGIICCSGCLKGDVPEKMLKGDWDGAKATALQFAEIFPGRYYLEVQNHGIEEESLNIENMVKLAKELDLPLVATNDAHYARQEHSQAHDILICLGTGKEQNDPNRLRYATSEFYFKTQDEMHALFKHVPGAIENTRRIAESIDINIPLGEYHLPHFPIPENGSSSDPDYYLRQVSTVGINKLYGTITPELQHRLDHELSVIKKMGFAGYFLITMDFVKYAKDNGVPVGPGRGSAAGSIVAYALGITTVDPIRYNLLFERFLNPERSSLPDIDIDFCVERRGEVIDYIRDQYGEKSVTQIITFGKLKAKQVVRDVGRVLGRSFSEMDRLAKMIPFGPGVTLGESIDQSKELKEAAEGDYKDVIEHALVLEGMNRHASTHAAGVVIAPSDLTDFVPLYKSPQGDVTSQYDMKGLESLGLLKMDFLGLRNLTVIDQAVKLIQDKGEKVDINKLPLDDTKVYKIFAKGLTIGVFQFESSGMREFLKKLKPTQIEDLIAMNALYRPGPMQNIDNFIKRKHGKTKITYLHESLEPILKETYGIIVYQEQVMQIANEIAGYSLAEADIMRRAMGKKIKSLMKEQKVKFITGAQENGFEKNAADEIFGLIEKFAQYGFNKSHSTAYAIIAYQTAWLKAHHPAEFMAANLTSEMGNTDRVVILINECRKLGIKVDPPDINVSEIHFKPVDKKTISFGLNAIKNVGSKALENILAGRKNNKSCKSLFDFCAGFDLGSVNRKVLESLIKSGAMDSLDGNRATKYSGIDLALRYGQNVQENKRRKQVDLFGSGATDGTSTLVPVIPRKEKWPESDRLEYEKEVTGMYVSGHPLLKYAAELEDMSTFDFSDGTENVIQEKIRLGGMVGEIKKHFDKKNRQMAFFQLECIGGHAEILAFADTFEKYRDLIKRDSIVILSGRPTDKSDFSDLKLIVDEIIPIELARDYYSKRVNIQVETDRMKPDDIDALFELSSNFRGKCGLVFHMVGKNGRKQKVFAHNIKVSSSKDFLGKLRDTYGKDNIWVE; via the coding sequence CTTTAACTGAACATGGCAATATGTTTAGCACGATTCCCTTTTATAAAAAAGCAGCTGAAACAGGAATCAATCCAATTATTGGTTGTGAAATATATGTTGCGCAGGGAAGCCGATTTGACAAAAAGCCGAAAGCGGAAGGCGGCTGGGGGAACAACCATTTATTATTGCTTGCGCAAAATTATACCGGTTATAAAAATTTAATGAAATTGGTGACATATGGGTATCTCGAAGGATTTTATTATCGACCGCGTATTGACATGGATTTGTTAAAGGAACATAGTGAGGGAATTATTTGTTGTTCCGGGTGCTTGAAGGGCGATGTCCCTGAAAAAATGTTAAAAGGGGATTGGGATGGCGCAAAAGCGACGGCATTACAATTTGCTGAAATATTTCCCGGAAGATATTATTTAGAGGTACAAAACCACGGAATCGAAGAAGAGTCTCTAAATATTGAAAACATGGTAAAACTTGCCAAGGAATTAGATTTACCACTCGTTGCTACAAATGATGCACACTATGCTCGCCAAGAACATTCGCAAGCTCACGATATTTTGATTTGCCTTGGAACCGGGAAAGAGCAAAATGATCCAAATCGTCTTCGATACGCCACATCTGAATTTTATTTTAAAACTCAGGATGAAATGCATGCATTGTTTAAACATGTGCCGGGAGCGATTGAAAATACACGCCGAATTGCTGAAAGTATTGATATTAATATTCCGCTTGGGGAATACCATCTCCCCCATTTCCCGATTCCCGAAAATGGATCTTCTTCCGATCCGGATTATTATCTCAGACAAGTTTCTACTGTGGGGATCAATAAACTATATGGCACAATCACTCCAGAATTACAACATCGGTTAGACCATGAATTATCTGTAATAAAGAAAATGGGTTTTGCTGGATATTTTTTAATCACAATGGATTTTGTGAAATATGCAAAAGATAATGGTGTGCCAGTTGGTCCGGGGCGTGGTTCTGCCGCAGGAAGCATTGTTGCTTATGCGTTGGGCATTACTACCGTTGATCCTATTCGGTACAATCTACTTTTCGAACGGTTTTTAAATCCTGAACGATCAAGCCTGCCTGATATTGATATTGATTTTTGCGTTGAACGACGAGGAGAAGTTATTGATTATATCCGCGATCAATATGGTGAAAAATCTGTAACTCAGATTATTACTTTTGGGAAATTGAAAGCGAAACAAGTTGTGCGAGATGTTGGCAGAGTTCTGGGTCGCTCTTTTTCAGAAATGGATCGCTTGGCTAAAATGATTCCATTTGGTCCCGGCGTTACATTGGGAGAGTCTATTGATCAAAGCAAAGAATTAAAAGAAGCGGCCGAAGGGGATTATAAAGATGTGATTGAACATGCGCTGGTGTTAGAAGGGATGAATCGTCATGCCTCTACGCATGCCGCCGGCGTAGTTATTGCTCCCAGCGATCTTACGGATTTCGTTCCGCTCTATAAATCACCGCAGGGCGACGTAACCTCTCAATATGATATGAAAGGACTCGAATCGCTCGGTTTATTAAAAATGGATTTTTTGGGCCTCAGGAATTTGACGGTTATAGATCAAGCTGTAAAACTAATCCAAGATAAGGGTGAAAAAGTTGACATTAATAAACTTCCGCTTGATGATACAAAAGTGTATAAAATCTTTGCAAAAGGTTTGACAATTGGGGTGTTTCAATTTGAATCTTCTGGCATGCGTGAATTTTTGAAAAAGCTGAAACCGACTCAAATAGAAGATTTGATTGCCATGAATGCTTTATATCGTCCCGGCCCCATGCAAAATATTGATAATTTTATTAAACGGAAGCATGGTAAAACAAAAATAACCTATTTGCATGAATCTCTTGAACCTATTCTTAAAGAAACCTACGGTATTATCGTTTATCAGGAGCAGGTGATGCAGATTGCCAATGAGATTGCCGGATATTCGCTTGCAGAAGCGGATATAATGCGACGAGCAATGGGTAAAAAAATTAAAAGTCTGATGAAAGAGCAAAAGGTAAAATTTATAACAGGCGCACAAGAAAATGGTTTTGAAAAAAATGCTGCAGACGAAATCTTTGGTTTAATTGAAAAGTTTGCTCAATATGGGTTTAATAAAAGCCACTCAACGGCATACGCCATTATTGCTTATCAAACCGCTTGGTTAAAAGCACATCATCCTGCAGAATTTATGGCAGCAAATCTCACAAGCGAAATGGGGAACACGGATCGTGTTGTTATTCTAATCAATGAATGCAGAAAGCTCGGAATTAAGGTGGATCCTCCAGATATTAATGTATCAGAAATTCATTTCAAACCTGTGGATAAAAAAACGATTTCATTTGGTCTGAATGCAATTAAAAATGTTGGTTCAAAGGCGTTAGAAAATATTTTGGCGGGACGAAAAAACAATAAATCTTGTAAGTCGCTATTCGATTTTTGCGCAGGGTTTGATCTTGGGAGTGTAAACCGAAAGGTATTGGAAAGCCTTATTAAGTCAGGTGCGATGGATTCTTTGGATGGTAACCGAGCAACGAAATATTCCGGAATTGATCTTGCTTTGAGGTATGGTCAAAATGTGCAAGAAAACAAACGTAGAAAACAAGTTGATCTTTTTGGTTCGGGGGCAACCGATGGAACAAGCACCTTGGTTCCGGTCATCCCGAGGAAAGAAAAATGGCCGGAAAGCGATAGACTTGAATATGAAAAAGAAGTTACTGGAATGTATGTATCCGGTCACCCTTTGTTAAAATACGCAGCTGAATTAGAAGATATGAGCACATTTGATTTTTCGGATGGCACCGAAAATGTAATTCAAGAAAAAATTCGTTTGGGCGGAATGGTTGGAGAAATCAAAAAACATTTTGATAAAAAGAATCGGCAAATGGCTTTCTTCCAGCTTGAATGCATAGGAGGGCATGCAGAGATCCTAGCTTTTGCAGATACGTTCGAGAAATATCGTGATTTAATTAAGAGAGATTCAATTGTCATTCTATCCGGACGCCCGACTGACAAATCAGATTTTAGCGATTTAAAACTGATTGTAGATGAAATCATTCCAATTGAGTTGGCTAGAGATTATTATTCGAAACGAGTCAATATTCAAGTAGAAACAGATCGGATGAAACCGGACGATATTGATGCACTGTTTGAGTTGTCTTCTAATTTCCGGGGAAAATGTGGATTAGTATTTCACATGGTTGGCAAAAATGGTCGTAAGCAGAAAGTTTTTGCTCATAACATAAAAGTATCTTCAAGTAAAGATTTTTTAGGGAAGCTTAGAGACACGTATGGAAAAGACAACATTTGGGTTGAATAA